One region of Enterobacter ludwigii genomic DNA includes:
- the ansP gene encoding L-asparagine permease, protein MKTSNKSAADHHAAKRRWLNSHEDGYHKAMGNRQVQMIAIGGAIGTGLFLGAGARLQMAGPALALVYLVCGIFSFFILRALGELVLHRPSSGSFVSYAREFLGEKAAYVAGWMYFVNWAMTGIVDITAVALYMHYWGAFGDVPQWVFALGALAIVGTMNMIGVKWFAEMEFWFALVKVLAIVVFLIVGTVFLGSGKPLDGNATGFHLITDNGGFFPHGLMPALVLVQGVVFAFASIELVGTAAGECKDPQTMVPKAINSVIWRIGLFYVGSVVLLVLLLPWNAYQAGQSPFVTFFSKLGVPYVGSIMNIVVLTAALSSLNSGLYSTGRILRSMSMGGSAPKFMSKMSKQHVPYAGILATLVVYVFGVFLNYLVPSRVFEIVLNVAALGIIASWAFIVVCQMRLRKAIKEGKAADVSFKLPGAPVTSWLTLLFLFSVLVLMAFDYPNGTYTIATIPLLAVLLIAGWFGVRKRVHEIHSTAPVHPDDEKHDAPLVEETSR, encoded by the coding sequence ATGAAAACAAGCAATAAAAGCGCAGCCGATCATCATGCTGCTAAACGTCGCTGGTTGAACTCCCACGAAGATGGCTACCACAAAGCGATGGGCAACCGTCAGGTTCAAATGATCGCCATCGGCGGCGCTATCGGAACGGGTCTGTTTTTAGGTGCAGGCGCTCGCTTGCAGATGGCTGGCCCAGCTCTCGCCCTGGTCTATCTGGTGTGCGGGATCTTCTCTTTCTTTATTCTTCGTGCACTGGGCGAACTGGTATTGCATCGCCCTTCAAGCGGCAGCTTTGTCTCTTACGCCCGTGAATTCCTCGGTGAAAAAGCGGCCTATGTTGCAGGCTGGATGTACTTCGTCAACTGGGCGATGACCGGTATTGTCGATATCACCGCCGTGGCGCTGTATATGCACTACTGGGGCGCGTTTGGTGATGTGCCGCAGTGGGTCTTTGCGCTTGGCGCGTTGGCCATTGTCGGCACCATGAACATGATCGGCGTGAAGTGGTTTGCGGAGATGGAATTCTGGTTTGCACTGGTCAAAGTGCTGGCCATCGTCGTGTTCCTGATCGTGGGTACTGTCTTCCTCGGCAGCGGTAAACCACTGGATGGTAATGCCACTGGCTTCCATCTGATAACCGATAACGGCGGATTCTTCCCGCACGGTCTGATGCCAGCGCTGGTACTGGTTCAGGGTGTGGTGTTTGCCTTTGCCTCTATCGAACTGGTGGGTACTGCTGCGGGTGAATGTAAAGATCCGCAGACGATGGTGCCAAAAGCCATTAACAGCGTGATCTGGCGTATCGGTCTGTTCTACGTTGGTTCCGTGGTACTGCTGGTTCTATTACTGCCGTGGAACGCCTATCAGGCGGGTCAGAGCCCGTTTGTGACCTTCTTCTCTAAGCTGGGCGTGCCTTATGTTGGCAGCATCATGAACATCGTGGTACTGACCGCAGCGCTCTCCAGCCTGAACTCCGGGCTTTATTCTACCGGTCGTATCCTGCGCTCCATGTCCATGGGCGGTTCTGCGCCGAAGTTCATGTCGAAGATGAGCAAGCAGCACGTGCCTTACGCGGGTATTCTGGCGACGCTGGTAGTGTATGTATTCGGCGTATTCCTGAACTATCTGGTCCCGTCCCGGGTCTTCGAAATCGTTCTGAACGTTGCTGCGCTTGGTATTATCGCATCCTGGGCCTTTATCGTGGTCTGCCAGATGCGTCTGCGTAAAGCCATTAAAGAAGGTAAAGCCGCTGACGTGAGCTTTAAGCTGCCTGGCGCGCCGGTGACCTCCTGGCTCACCCTGCTCTTCCTGTTCAGCGTGCTGGTACTGATGGCGTTCGATTACCCGAACGGCACCTACACCATCGCCACTATACCGCTGCTGGCTGTACTGCTGATTGCTGGCTGGTTTGGCGTACGTAAACGCGTTCACGAAATTCACAGCACCGCGCCGGTTCATCCTGATGATGAAAAACACGACGCGCCGCTGGTTGAAGAAACGTCGCGTTAA
- a CDS encoding YncE family protein — MSLRHLCSPRLSLSLLSATLLFASTFQVHAAEEILRKAVGKGAYEMAVSQQENALWVATSQSRKTDKGGVIYRLDPVTLDVTQAIHSDLKPFSATFDKASQTLWFGNTINGAVTAIDAKTGDVKGRLVLDNRQRSETVKPLQPRQLVADDSTNTVYITGVGKESVIWVVDGATLKLKETIANTGTYSTGLALDAQAKRLYTTNADGELVTIDTATNKILSRKKVQDDGKEHFYLNLSLDTAGQRAFLTDSKQPEVLVVSLKDGSVIEKISAPESLVVLFNPARNEAYVTHREAGKVSVIDAKSYNVTKTFDTPVYPNSLALSADGKTLYVTVKQKSTRQQEATQPDDVIRITL, encoded by the coding sequence ATGTCTTTACGTCATCTGTGCTCGCCGCGACTGAGCCTTTCTCTGCTGTCTGCTACGTTACTGTTTGCCAGCACCTTCCAGGTGCACGCCGCCGAAGAGATCCTGCGTAAAGCGGTGGGGAAAGGGGCGTATGAAATGGCGGTAAGCCAGCAGGAGAATGCGCTGTGGGTTGCGACGTCGCAAAGCCGTAAAACCGATAAGGGCGGGGTTATCTATCGCCTTGACCCGGTCACGCTGGACGTGACGCAGGCGATTCATAGCGATCTCAAACCTTTCAGTGCCACCTTTGACAAGGCGAGCCAAACGCTGTGGTTCGGTAACACCATCAACGGCGCGGTGACGGCCATTGATGCCAAAACGGGCGACGTGAAAGGGCGTCTTGTGCTCGATAATCGCCAGCGCAGTGAAACCGTCAAACCGCTGCAGCCACGCCAGCTGGTGGCTGATGACAGCACTAACACCGTCTATATCACTGGTGTGGGTAAAGAGAGCGTGATTTGGGTGGTGGATGGCGCAACGCTGAAGCTGAAAGAGACTATTGCTAATACCGGCACCTATAGCACCGGTCTGGCGCTGGATGCGCAGGCGAAACGCCTCTATACCACCAATGCCGACGGTGAGCTGGTGACGATTGATACGGCCACCAACAAAATCCTGAGTCGTAAAAAAGTGCAGGACGACGGGAAAGAGCACTTCTACCTGAATCTGAGCCTCGATACTGCCGGCCAGCGCGCGTTCCTGACCGATTCAAAACAGCCGGAAGTGCTGGTGGTGAGCCTGAAAGACGGCAGCGTGATCGAGAAAATCTCAGCACCAGAATCACTGGTCGTGCTGTTTAACCCGGCACGCAATGAAGCGTATGTGACGCACCGTGAAGCCGGTAAGGTGAGCGTGATTGACGCGAAATCTTACAACGTGACGAAAACCTTCGACACGCCGGTCTACCCGAACAGCCTGGCGCTCTCTGCGGATGGCAAAACCTTGTATGTGACGGTAAAACAGAAATCTACCCGTCAGCAGGAGGCAACCCAACCTGACGACGTAATTCGTATCACGCTGTGA
- a CDS encoding TonB-dependent receptor, with translation MKIISARKASLMLVPVIVAPLTAMSADEQTMIVSATPQTVSELDTPAAVSVVNGDDMRQATPRINLSESLGSVPGLQIQNRQNYAQDLQLSMRGFGARSTFGVRGIRMYVDGIPATMPDGQGQTSNIDLSSVDTVEVLRGPFSALYGNASGGVININTQTGQQPPTIEASSYYGSYGTWRYGMKATGAMGDGTHAGDVDYTVSTTRFTTKGYRDHSGARKNLANAKLGVRIDDVSKLTLIVNSVDMKANDPGGLDYQEWRNDPRQSPRGDQYNTRKTIKQTQAGLRYDRQLSAQDDLSVMMYAGEREMTQYQSIPYQPQLKPSHSGGVIDMQRHYQGVDTRWTHRGELLVPVTLTTGLNYENLSEDRRGYENFVMNNGVPEYGVKGDKRRNERNLMWNVDPYLQSSWQLTQKLSVDAGVRYSSVWFDSNDHYITPGNGDDSGDASYHKWLPAGSVKYAMTDAWNLYAAAGRGFETPTINELSYRSDNQGGLNIGLKPSTNNTYEVGSKTRIGNGLLTAALFRTDTDDEIVVDSSSGGRTSYKNAGKTRRQGVEVSLDQQFAENWKLKMAWTYLDATYRTNVCSDADCNGNRMPGIARNMGYASFGWQPEEGWYAGSDVRYMSDIMADDENTAKAPSYTVVGLNTGYKLNYGNWGMDVFGRVDNLFDKEYVGSVIVNESNGRYYEPAPGRNYGVGMSISYRFE, from the coding sequence ATGAAAATCATTTCCGCCCGTAAGGCATCTCTGATGCTGGTTCCTGTTATTGTTGCGCCTCTCACTGCGATGAGTGCGGATGAACAGACCATGATCGTCAGCGCTACACCGCAAACTGTATCGGAACTCGATACTCCAGCCGCGGTGAGCGTCGTGAATGGCGATGATATGCGTCAGGCCACGCCACGCATCAACCTGTCTGAATCACTGGGTAGCGTTCCAGGCCTGCAAATTCAAAACCGCCAGAACTATGCGCAGGATCTCCAGCTGTCAATGCGTGGATTTGGTGCCCGTTCAACCTTTGGCGTACGCGGTATCCGCATGTATGTCGACGGTATTCCAGCCACCATGCCTGACGGACAAGGGCAAACCTCCAACATCGATCTTTCCAGTGTGGACACTGTGGAAGTGCTGCGCGGCCCCTTCTCTGCCCTGTACGGCAACGCCTCGGGTGGCGTGATTAACATCAACACCCAGACCGGGCAGCAGCCGCCGACCATTGAGGCCAGCAGCTATTACGGCAGTTACGGTACCTGGCGCTATGGCATGAAAGCCACGGGGGCAATGGGTGACGGGACACACGCAGGCGATGTGGATTACACCGTTTCCACCACCCGCTTCACCACTAAAGGCTATCGTGACCACAGCGGTGCGCGGAAGAATCTCGCCAATGCCAAACTGGGTGTGCGTATAGATGATGTCAGTAAACTCACGCTGATCGTTAATAGCGTGGACATGAAGGCTAACGATCCGGGTGGACTCGATTACCAGGAGTGGCGGAATGACCCGCGCCAGTCTCCGCGCGGCGATCAGTACAACACCCGTAAGACCATCAAACAGACCCAGGCCGGTCTGCGCTATGACCGCCAGCTCAGCGCCCAGGACGACCTTAGCGTGATGATGTATGCCGGTGAGCGTGAAATGACGCAGTACCAGTCGATACCTTATCAACCGCAGCTTAAGCCATCTCACTCTGGTGGTGTGATTGATATGCAGCGCCATTACCAGGGCGTTGATACCCGCTGGACGCACCGTGGCGAGCTGCTGGTGCCGGTGACCCTTACCACCGGCCTGAACTATGAAAACCTGAGCGAAGATCGTCGCGGGTATGAAAACTTCGTGATGAATAACGGCGTGCCGGAATACGGTGTGAAGGGTGACAAGCGCCGTAACGAACGTAACCTGATGTGGAACGTCGACCCTTATCTGCAAAGCAGCTGGCAGCTGACACAGAAGCTCTCTGTGGATGCGGGTGTGCGTTACAGTTCGGTCTGGTTCGACTCCAACGATCATTACATTACGCCGGGCAACGGGGATGACAGTGGTGACGCGAGCTATCACAAGTGGCTCCCGGCGGGCTCCGTGAAATATGCCATGACGGACGCGTGGAATCTCTATGCTGCTGCCGGGCGCGGATTCGAAACGCCAACAATCAACGAACTCTCATATCGTTCAGATAACCAGGGCGGTCTGAATATTGGCCTGAAACCTTCCACCAACAATACGTATGAAGTGGGGAGCAAAACCCGTATCGGCAATGGTCTGCTAACGGCTGCGCTGTTCCGCACAGACACGGATGATGAGATCGTGGTCGATTCCAGTTCCGGCGGCCGTACCAGCTATAAAAATGCCGGTAAAACCCGTCGTCAGGGGGTGGAGGTTTCCCTGGACCAGCAGTTTGCTGAAAACTGGAAGCTGAAAATGGCGTGGACCTATCTGGACGCCACCTACCGTACTAACGTATGCAGCGACGCAGACTGTAATGGAAACCGCATGCCAGGTATCGCCCGTAACATGGGTTATGCCTCGTTTGGCTGGCAGCCGGAGGAAGGCTGGTACGCGGGTTCAGATGTCCGCTACATGAGCGATATCATGGCCGACGACGAAAACACGGCGAAAGCACCGTCGTACACCGTGGTTGGGCTGAATACCGGGTATAAGCTCAACTATGGTAACTGGGGAATGGACGTCTTTGGCCGCGTAGATAACCTGTTCGACAAAGAGTACGTCGGCTCGGTTATTGTCAACGAATCCAATGGTCGTTATTACGAGCCTGCACCCGGGCGTAACTATGGCGTAGGTATGTCGATCTCTTATCGCTTCGAGTAA
- a CDS encoding GntR family transcriptional regulator: MLDLDHLEKAQRISLTMQVELSLKGALITGSLKPGARLITKEIAEKLGTSITPVREALLRLVSSGALHATPAQAFLVPEVTLERYNEINAIRKQLEPMAVAAACQNMSDGKLEVLHKLSDAFHDAMRNGNVQQALHANRVFRFTLYQYAEMPTLNALIEQLWVRIGPCINYLHQELNDITMSTYHYDELLAALERRDVGDCQKAIDKLIDEANSLLQRQYFN; this comes from the coding sequence ATGCTTGATTTGGATCATTTAGAAAAAGCGCAAAGGATCAGTCTTACCATGCAAGTTGAACTCAGTTTGAAAGGAGCGTTAATTACAGGCTCACTCAAACCTGGGGCACGACTGATTACGAAAGAGATCGCCGAAAAATTAGGCACCAGTATTACCCCGGTTCGTGAGGCGCTTTTGCGTCTGGTGTCATCAGGGGCATTACATGCCACGCCAGCACAGGCATTTCTTGTGCCTGAGGTGACGCTGGAGCGTTATAACGAGATTAATGCCATCCGAAAACAACTTGAGCCGATGGCGGTTGCCGCAGCATGTCAGAATATGTCTGACGGCAAGCTGGAGGTGCTTCACAAATTGTCGGACGCCTTTCATGACGCCATGCGTAATGGTAACGTTCAGCAGGCCTTGCATGCAAATCGTGTCTTCCGGTTTACGCTTTATCAGTATGCGGAAATGCCTACGCTCAATGCCTTAATTGAACAGTTATGGGTCCGCATTGGGCCGTGCATTAACTATCTGCACCAGGAACTCAACGACATCACGATGTCGACGTATCACTATGATGAGCTACTTGCGGCCCTTGAGCGACGGGATGTGGGCGACTGCCAGAAGGCGATTGATAAGTTGATTGATGAAGCAAATTCTCTTTTACAGCGACAATATTTTAACTAA
- a CDS encoding NADP-dependent oxidoreductase, translated as MNQSVSLNRRWVLASRPQGAPVAENFRLEEQPVPAPVEGQLLLRTVWLSLDPYMRGRMSDAPSYSPPVEIGAVMVGGTVSRVERSNHPDFKAGEWVLGYSGWQEYELSDGSGLVKLGENPSHPSWALGILGMPGFTAYMGLLDIGQPKAGETLVVAAATGPVGATVGQIGKIKGCRVVGVAGGAEKCRHAVEVLGFDLCLDHHAADFADQLKHACPKGIDVYYENVGGKVFDAVLPLLNTSARVPVCGLISGYNATGLPDGPDRLPLLMATILKKRIRMQGFIIGQDYGHRIKEFQQEMGSWVQEGKIHYREQVTDGLENAPEALIGLLEGRNFGKVVIRVAGDNK; from the coding sequence ATGAATCAATCTGTTTCGCTTAATCGCCGCTGGGTACTGGCCTCCCGTCCACAGGGTGCGCCTGTCGCGGAGAATTTTCGTCTGGAGGAGCAACCTGTTCCTGCGCCAGTTGAGGGGCAGCTTTTGCTCCGTACGGTCTGGCTGTCGCTGGACCCTTACATGCGTGGCCGCATGAGCGATGCGCCATCCTATTCACCGCCGGTTGAGATCGGTGCGGTGATGGTGGGAGGAACGGTCAGTCGCGTTGAGCGGTCAAACCATCCCGACTTCAAAGCTGGTGAATGGGTGCTGGGCTACAGCGGCTGGCAGGAGTATGAACTCTCGGACGGCAGCGGCCTGGTCAAGCTGGGTGAAAATCCGTCTCATCCTTCCTGGGCGCTGGGTATTCTGGGTATGCCGGGCTTTACCGCCTATATGGGATTGCTGGATATCGGGCAACCTAAAGCGGGGGAAACGCTGGTGGTTGCTGCCGCAACAGGCCCGGTTGGCGCGACCGTTGGGCAGATTGGCAAAATCAAAGGTTGCCGGGTGGTCGGCGTGGCCGGTGGCGCAGAAAAATGCCGCCATGCGGTTGAGGTCCTCGGGTTTGACCTCTGTCTGGATCACCACGCTGCGGATTTTGCCGACCAGTTGAAACACGCCTGTCCGAAAGGAATTGATGTCTATTATGAAAACGTCGGCGGAAAAGTCTTTGACGCCGTGCTGCCGTTGCTGAATACCTCCGCGCGCGTCCCGGTATGTGGTCTGATCAGTGGCTATAATGCGACGGGCCTGCCTGACGGCCCGGACCGTTTGCCGCTCCTGATGGCGACCATTCTGAAGAAACGCATTCGTATGCAGGGCTTTATCATCGGCCAGGACTATGGGCATCGCATTAAAGAGTTCCAGCAAGAGATGGGGAGCTGGGTGCAGGAGGGCAAAATTCACTATCGTGAACAGGTGACTGACGGCCTGGAGAACGCGCCTGAGGCGCTGATTGGCCTTCTGGAAGGGCGAAACTTCGGCAAAGTCGTGATTCGCGTCGCGGGTGACAATAAATAA
- a CDS encoding helix-turn-helix domain-containing protein: MNTITDTMNQRISARVRLERESRGWSLSELADRAGVSRAMIHKIERGDSSPTATLLARLSGAFGISMSTLIARAEMQEGKLLRLANQPVWRDPQTHYLRRHVSPRTDLPIDLVQVELPAGSDVPMPASSYALARQLIWLQMGELVFQEGDTRHEMRAGDCLELGPPNDCRFINETNETCIYLVVRLNQSGS, translated from the coding sequence ATGAACACCATAACAGACACCATGAATCAACGGATTAGCGCAAGAGTTCGCCTTGAACGCGAGTCTCGCGGATGGTCTTTGAGCGAGCTTGCTGACCGGGCAGGCGTTTCGCGTGCGATGATCCACAAGATAGAACGTGGGGACAGTAGCCCTACGGCAACGTTGCTTGCCCGCTTGTCGGGGGCTTTTGGCATCAGCATGTCGACGCTGATTGCCAGAGCCGAGATGCAAGAGGGAAAACTACTGCGCCTCGCCAACCAGCCCGTCTGGCGCGATCCACAAACGCATTACCTTCGCCGCCACGTTTCTCCCCGCACAGATCTTCCCATTGACCTTGTTCAGGTTGAACTCCCGGCGGGGAGCGATGTGCCTATGCCTGCCTCTTCTTATGCGCTGGCACGTCAGCTTATCTGGTTACAAATGGGTGAGCTGGTGTTCCAGGAGGGCGATACGCGCCACGAGATGCGGGCCGGGGACTGCCTGGAGCTGGGGCCGCCTAATGACTGTCGGTTCATCAACGAGACGAATGAAACCTGCATCTATCTGGTCGTACGGCTTAACCAATCTGGCTCGTAA
- a CDS encoding N-acetyltransferase family protein, giving the protein MIVRHACKEDCAAIGEIYNHAVLHTAAIWNDKTVDTDNRIAWFEARTLAGYPVLVSEEDGVITGYASFGDWRAFDGFRHTVEHSVYVHPDHQGKGIGRTLMKALINEARAIGKHVMVAGIEAQNHASIHLHETLGFVTTGQMPQVGTKFGRWLDLTFMQLQLDERSDPDAIP; this is encoded by the coding sequence ATGATCGTTCGTCATGCCTGCAAAGAAGACTGCGCTGCGATAGGAGAAATATACAACCACGCGGTGTTGCACACTGCCGCAATCTGGAACGATAAGACCGTCGACACCGATAATCGTATCGCCTGGTTTGAGGCACGCACCCTCGCAGGTTATCCGGTACTGGTCAGTGAAGAAGACGGTGTTATCACGGGCTATGCCTCTTTTGGTGACTGGCGTGCCTTCGACGGTTTTCGTCATACGGTAGAACATTCGGTCTATGTTCATCCGGATCATCAGGGCAAAGGGATTGGTCGCACATTGATGAAAGCGCTGATTAACGAAGCCCGTGCCATCGGCAAACACGTGATGGTCGCAGGCATCGAAGCGCAGAATCATGCCTCGATTCATCTCCATGAAACGCTCGGTTTTGTGACGACGGGTCAAATGCCGCAGGTGGGTACCAAGTTTGGCCGCTGGCTGGACTTAACCTTTATGCAGCTGCAGCTGGATGAGCGCAGCGACCCGGACGCCATCCCATGA
- a CDS encoding DMT family transporter, with product MNQSMTLAFLVAAGIGLVVQNTLMVRITQTSSTILIAMLLNSLVGIVLFVSILLLKQGFAGFSELAATVRWWTLIPGLLGSFFVFASISGYQNVGAATTIAVLVASQLIGGLVMDVLRSNGIPLRALIGPVCGAVMLVVGAWLVARRQF from the coding sequence ATGAATCAGTCAATGACGCTGGCTTTTTTGGTGGCGGCGGGAATCGGTCTGGTGGTGCAAAATACCTTAATGGTGCGCATCACCCAGACCTCCTCCACTATTCTTATCGCGATGCTGCTGAATTCACTGGTCGGCATTGTGCTGTTTGTCAGCATTCTGCTGCTGAAACAGGGCTTCGCCGGATTTAGCGAGCTGGCCGCTACAGTGCGCTGGTGGACGCTGATCCCGGGGCTGCTGGGTTCGTTTTTCGTGTTTGCCAGTATCAGCGGATACCAGAACGTAGGCGCGGCAACGACCATCGCTGTGCTGGTGGCAAGCCAGTTGATCGGCGGGCTGGTGATGGACGTGCTGAGAAGCAACGGCATACCGCTGCGCGCCCTGATCGGCCCGGTGTGCGGCGCGGTGATGTTGGTCGTGGGGGCCTGGCTGGTCGCGCGACGCCAGTTTTGA
- a CDS encoding YdcY family protein, translating into MSHLNDVIARVDAAIEESVITHMNELLIELSDDAELSREDRYTQQQRLRTAISHHGKQHKEELEARQEQLTKGGTIL; encoded by the coding sequence ATGTCACATTTAAACGATGTTATCGCCCGCGTCGATGCCGCCATCGAAGAGAGCGTAATTACCCACATGAATGAACTGCTGATTGAATTAAGCGATGATGCAGAGCTCAGCCGTGAAGATCGCTACACCCAGCAGCAACGTCTGCGCACCGCGATTTCACACCACGGTAAGCAGCATAAAGAGGAGCTGGAAGCGCGACAGGAACAGCTAACGAAAGGCGGCACCATTCTGTAG
- a CDS encoding ABC transporter substrate-binding protein: protein MSTGKTLLALALSTLLPAGAALAANNDTIIYCSEASPESFNPQIASSGPSFVASSQVLYNRLINFDPVKNTPVPSLAESWTISPDGKTYTFTLRKGVKFNSNKYFKPTRDFNADDVIFSVMRQKDPKHPYHNVSQGNYEYFNDVGLDKLIQDVKKVDDYHVQFTLSEPNAAFLADWGMDFASILSAEYADVMLKKGTPENVDTWPIGTGPYVLQQYKVDSLIRYVANPNYWEGEVPTKHLIFSITPNVETRLAKLQTNECQIIPAPSPVQFDVIKNNKDLTLHSVDALNVGYLAFNTEKKPFDNVLVRQALNYATDKKAIVNAVFMGSGTVAKSPIPPNMMGFNKDLKDYSYDPEKAKALLKQAGLEKGAEVTLWSMPVQRPYNPNSRRIAEMIQSDWAKVGVKAKIVSYEWGEYLSGMRKGEHDSALFGWMSDNGDPDNFADVLLGCNSIKTGSNAARWCDKGYDSLVQKAKLTSNPAERAKLYGQAQEIFYQQAPWIALANGKTFYATRSNVTGYSVSLMGSDFSKAKLN from the coding sequence ATGTCTACAGGGAAAACACTGCTCGCCCTTGCGCTGAGTACGCTTTTACCAGCCGGTGCCGCATTGGCGGCAAATAATGACACCATTATTTACTGCTCTGAAGCCTCACCCGAGTCTTTCAACCCGCAAATCGCCAGCTCCGGCCCGTCTTTCGTGGCCAGCTCTCAGGTGTTGTATAACCGTCTGATCAATTTCGATCCGGTGAAAAATACGCCGGTTCCGTCGCTGGCGGAGTCCTGGACAATCTCACCAGACGGTAAGACCTATACGTTTACCCTGCGTAAAGGGGTGAAGTTCAACAGCAATAAATACTTCAAACCGACCCGTGACTTTAACGCCGATGACGTCATTTTCTCCGTCATGCGTCAGAAAGACCCTAAGCATCCTTATCACAACGTATCGCAGGGCAACTACGAATACTTTAATGACGTCGGCCTCGATAAACTGATTCAGGACGTTAAAAAGGTCGATGATTACCATGTTCAGTTCACCCTCAGTGAACCCAACGCTGCATTCCTTGCCGACTGGGGAATGGATTTTGCCTCGATTCTCTCCGCTGAATACGCTGACGTGATGCTGAAAAAAGGTACGCCAGAGAACGTGGATACCTGGCCGATCGGTACAGGGCCTTATGTGCTGCAGCAGTACAAAGTGGATTCACTGATCCGCTATGTCGCTAACCCGAACTACTGGGAGGGCGAGGTACCGACAAAACACCTGATCTTCTCCATCACGCCAAATGTGGAAACGCGTCTGGCGAAATTGCAGACCAACGAATGCCAGATCATTCCTGCTCCATCCCCGGTGCAGTTTGATGTGATTAAAAATAACAAAGACCTGACGCTGCACTCTGTCGATGCGTTGAACGTCGGCTATCTGGCGTTTAACACCGAGAAAAAACCGTTTGATAATGTTCTGGTACGTCAGGCACTAAACTACGCAACTGACAAGAAAGCCATCGTCAACGCGGTCTTTATGGGCTCGGGTACGGTGGCAAAATCACCAATTCCGCCAAACATGATGGGCTTTAATAAAGACCTGAAGGACTACAGCTACGACCCCGAAAAAGCGAAAGCCCTGCTGAAGCAGGCCGGGCTGGAGAAGGGCGCGGAAGTGACGCTGTGGTCAATGCCGGTGCAGCGTCCGTACAACCCTAATTCGCGCCGTATTGCGGAGATGATCCAGAGCGACTGGGCGAAAGTCGGTGTGAAGGCCAAAATTGTCTCTTACGAGTGGGGCGAATACCTCTCCGGCATGCGTAAAGGTGAGCACGACTCTGCGCTGTTCGGCTGGATGTCCGATAACGGTGACCCGGACAACTTTGCTGACGTACTGCTGGGGTGCAACAGCATTAAAACGGGTTCAAACGCAGCACGCTGGTGCGATAAGGGGTATGATTCCCTGGTGCAAAAAGCGAAGCTGACCAGCAACCCGGCTGAGCGCGCTAAACTCTACGGTCAGGCGCAGGAGATTTTCTACCAGCAGGCGCCGTGGATCGCACTGGCGAACGGGAAAACGTTCTACGCTACCCGCAGCAACGTCACGGGTTACAGCGTGAGCCTGATGGGCAGCGATTTCTCAAAAGCGAAGCTGAACTAA